Proteins encoded together in one candidate division WOR-3 bacterium window:
- a CDS encoding GspE/PulE family protein, translating into MNETKLKKILNQRFGIPDPVINELKQEALHSGLKLEEVALRRGLIPNKAALYESYANELNIPYIDLDHYTPDPQAIAALPAELARKFKVVPLLQLNSNLIVATATPEDISLLDELNRRLHLEINPALSSPEAIEAAIDRYYPQETPRAEIDTALIDLEAEEALNVCRPDQETVSLEELANQAPVVRFVNTLLEQSLVERASDIHIEPEEDALIIRVRIDGLLQERGRFSLNLHPLVTSRIKLLAGMDISEKRKPQDGQMEFRNNSRRVDIRVSSFPTIYGENLVLRLLDKSSGPLKLTDIGMDETLIPQFQRLIHQPHGIILVTGPTGSGKSTTLYAVLNELNTPEKNIITLEDPVEYRLPGIRQCQINVRAGVTFASGLRAILRQNPDIIMVGEIRDFETAEIAFQAALTGHLVLATLHTNDAPSGLTRMIDMKVEPFLIASSVIAILAQRLVRKVCDRCAESYNPEPELLKRLNIAPETTFRRGKGCPACGNRGYRGRLGIFELLPVQPEIRALIMRNRSSEEIAAVAIRNGMKTLRQDGIAKALAGLTTPEEVLRVTQDI; encoded by the coding sequence ATGAACGAAACAAAACTAAAAAAAATCCTCAATCAGCGTTTCGGGATACCCGACCCGGTGATCAACGAACTAAAACAGGAGGCATTACACAGCGGCTTGAAACTGGAAGAAGTCGCCCTGCGCCGGGGATTAATCCCAAACAAGGCAGCGCTCTACGAATCTTATGCGAACGAATTGAACATCCCCTACATTGACCTTGACCATTACACTCCAGACCCTCAGGCAATTGCCGCGCTTCCCGCGGAACTGGCACGCAAGTTTAAAGTTGTCCCCCTGTTGCAACTAAACAGCAACCTGATTGTCGCCACGGCAACGCCGGAAGACATCAGCCTGCTTGACGAACTCAATCGCCGCCTGCATCTCGAAATAAACCCGGCGCTATCATCTCCCGAAGCGATTGAAGCCGCAATTGACCGGTATTATCCCCAGGAAACACCCCGGGCTGAGATCGACACCGCCCTCATTGACCTTGAAGCCGAAGAGGCGCTGAATGTCTGTCGCCCTGACCAGGAAACGGTTTCCCTGGAAGAACTGGCAAATCAGGCACCGGTTGTCCGATTTGTCAACACCCTGCTCGAACAATCACTTGTCGAGCGCGCCTCGGACATCCACATCGAGCCCGAAGAAGACGCTTTGATTATCAGGGTCCGCATCGACGGTTTGCTTCAGGAAAGAGGTCGTTTTTCCTTAAACCTCCACCCCCTTGTTACCTCGCGGATAAAACTCCTTGCCGGTATGGACATCTCCGAGAAACGAAAGCCCCAGGATGGCCAGATGGAGTTCAGAAACAATTCCCGGCGGGTTGACATTCGGGTATCATCCTTCCCCACCATTTACGGCGAAAATTTAGTTCTCCGTTTACTTGACAAATCAAGCGGGCCCTTAAAGTTAACCGACATCGGAATGGATGAAACGCTAATACCCCAGTTCCAAAGATTAATCCATCAACCCCATGGCATCATCCTTGTCACCGGACCAACCGGCTCAGGCAAAAGCACCACCCTCTACGCCGTTCTCAACGAATTGAACACCCCGGAAAAAAATATCATAACCCTTGAAGACCCGGTTGAATACCGGTTGCCCGGTATCCGACAGTGTCAAATCAATGTCCGGGCTGGAGTAACCTTTGCCTCAGGATTACGCGCCATACTCCGTCAGAACCCGGACATAATTATGGTGGGCGAAATCCGCGACTTTGAAACTGCGGAAATCGCCTTTCAAGCGGCTCTTACCGGTCACCTCGTTCTCGCCACCCTGCACACCAACGATGCGCCCAGCGGTCTTACCAGAATGATTGATATGAAAGTTGAACCGTTTCTTATCGCCTCGAGCGTCATCGCCATCCTTGCCCAGCGCCTGGTGCGCAAGGTGTGTGACCGGTGTGCTGAAAGTTACAACCCGGAACCTGAACTCCTGAAAAGATTAAACATCGCACCGGAAACGACCTTCCGCCGGGGCAAAGGCTGTCCGGCCTGTGGTAACAGAGGTTACCGGGGCCGATTGGGAATTTTTGAACTCCTTCCGGTTCAACCGGAAATCCGCGCGCTGATAATGAGAAACCGCTCCAGCGAAGAAATCGCCGCCGTTGCGATTCGCAATGGAATGAAAACCCTGCGGCAGGACGGTATTGCGAAAGCCCTTGCCGGTTTAACAACACCGGAAGAAGTCCTCAGAGTCACTCAGGACATCTAA